The Candidatus Zixiibacteriota bacterium genome includes the window GAAACGGCCAAGAACACAGGCTGCACCGTCAAGGGCATATGCGGCAAACCAGAGCAAACCGCCAACCTTCAAGACTTATTAATTTTCGTTTTGAAAGGCATTTCGGTTTACGGTGAAAAGATTAAAGAACTGGGCTCTGCTGACCGCAGCAACGATGAGTTTATCATCCAGAGCCTGTTTGCCACTATTACCAATGCAAACTGGGATGACGCTCGCTTTACGGCAATGATTCGGGATGGTCTTCAGCGGCGCGACCAGAGCAAGTCCAAGTTCTTAGCTGCCTATAAAGCGAAAAACGGCCGTGATTTCGACGGATCGCTACCGGATGCTGCTGTCTGGACTACTGACGATTCAGCTGATTTTGCCGAAAAGGCTAAGACTGTGGGAGTGTTGGCCACCGAAAACGAGGATTTGCGTTCTCTGCGAGAGCTTTTGATTATCGGTCTGAAAGGAATCGCTGCCTATGCCGACCACGCCGCTATTCTCGAATTCCGAAAAGAGGAGATAAACGATTTCATGATGGAAGCTCTGGCTTCCACAACCAAAACTTTGCCAGAGAACGAGATGGTGGCTTTAGTGATGAAAGCTGGTGAAATAGCGGTATCCACTATGGCATTATTAGACAAAGCCAACACCACTACCTACGGAAACCCGGAAATCACAGAAGTGAATATTGGTGTTGGCGCTAATCCGGGAATTCTAATTTCCGGTCATGATCTGAAAGATATGGAAGAACTGCTTAAACAGACCGAGGGAACGGGGATCGATGTTTACACTCACGGTGAGATGCTGCCAGCCAATTCCTATCCGGCTTTCAAGAAGCATAGTCATTTTGTGGGCAACTACGGCGGAGCATGGTGGGAGCAGAATAAGGAATTCGAGTCTTTCAATGGCCCGATTCTACTAACTACCAATTGCCTGGTTCCTCTGAGAAAGCATAATACTTACTTGGAACGTCTTTTTACTACCGGTGTTGTTGGCTATGAAGGCGCTGTGCATATTGCCGATCGCCCTACAGGCGGTATGAAAGATTTTTCTACCCTCATCGAAAAAGCAAAGACCTGTCCACCGCCAACCGAAATCGAGACTGGTACTATTGTAGGTGGGTTTGCTCACAACCAGGTGCTGGCCTTGGCCGACAAGGTAGTGGGCGCTGTGAAATCCGGAGCTATCAAGCGTTTCGTAGTTATGGCTGGCTGCGATGGACGTCAGAAAAAACGCAGCTACTATTCTGAAGTGGCGAAAAACCTGCCCAACGACACAGTTATCCTTACAGCCGGGTGTGCTAAATATCGATTCAATAAAATGAACCTGGGCGACATCGGCGGCATTCCCCGTGTGCTGGATGCTGGCCAGTGCAACGACTCCTATTCCCTTGTTGTGATTGCTTTGAAACTGAAAGAAGTATTCGGTCTGGAAGATATCAACGACCTGCCCGTTTCCTATGACATCGCCTGGTACGAGCAAAAGGCGGTGGCAGTCCTTCTGGCGCTTCTGTTCCTTGGTGTTAAAGGCATTCGGTTAGGTCCCACACTACCGGCGTTTTTGTCCCCGAATGTAGCTAAAGTGCTAGTGGATAAATTCGATATTAAACCTATTGGTTCTGTTGAGGAAGATATCGCTAATATAATGGACGGAAAATAAAAATATTTTACGGTGAAGATTAAGATTGGGTAGCGCTCCCGATTGAGAATTTCGGGAGCGTTATGGTTAAGAAGGATGAGTTATAATAGAGCACATAATTAAAGGGTAAATAAATGGCAAAAGTCAAAAGGCAGATGATTATTATCGATGAGGATAAATGCAATGGGTGCGGTTTGTGTATCCCTGCCTGTCCCGAGGGAGCTTTGCAGATAATCAACGAAAAAGCTGTGCTTGTAAAAGAAAGCTATTGCGATGGTCTGGGAGCATGTCTGGGCGATTGCCCCGAAGATGCTTTAAGTGTCGAGGAAATACTTGTTGATGAATATGATGAGCAAAAGGTAATAGAAACTCTCAAGGAAAAGTCACCCGAACTTGTTGACAAGCATTTCGAGCATATGAGAACACATAAAATGAAGACAATGTCTCCCCTAAGTTGTCCTTCGGCTCAAATGATGGCTTGGGATAATACAAGACAGCCGCAAGAATCGACGGCGCATTATCAATCGCAGCTGCGTCAATGGCCGGTGCAATTGCATCTTGTGCCGCCATCAGCGCCGTATTTCAAAGATGCCGATATAGCTGTTATAGCCACCTGCGTTCCGTTTAGCTATGCGAATCTTCATCAGGATTACATAAAAGGCAAAGCCATTGCGATTGCCTGTCCCAAGTTAGACAACATCGAACCTTATCTTGACAAACTCACTCAAATCATAAATACGGCTAAACCAAGGAGCATAGAAGTTATATATATGGAAGTTCCCTGCTGTACGGGTTTGATGTATCTGGTTATGCAAGCTATTAAGGACTCGGGCTGGGATGTGTCTTTTATGGCAACTAAGATAGGTATTAAAGGCGATTTGTTAGACAAACAAGACATTGATATAAAAGCCATTCAAGAGAATATAAAAGATGTTTGACATTATGGTGGTTTTATTATATAAAATTCAGCAGATATTTAAAGGAGATATTATGAGATTGTCAATCTTAAATCAATTCGTGAAATCATCATTTGCAATTATTCTATTATTAATTGTTTTCTCATCTCAACTGATAATTGCCGGAGAAAACAACCTGACCGATGAAGTAATGCTTGATGGGACAGTTCGCTGGCGGGCTGAGTTTGACGGCAAAGACTTTTCCAATAGCACTGCCTTAAATGAGAAGAGTTATTTGCGAACTCGTCTCGGACTCAAATTCACTTCAATTGAAAATGCGATTGTTTACATTCAGTTTCAGGATTCCCGCAATCTTGGCGTGAACTCAAGCGGGTTGACAAATGATGCCAACCTGGGTCTTCACCAAGGTTATATCAAGCTGTCAGGTTTTCCCATAAAAAATATTTCTATGCAGGCCGGCAGGTTCGAAGCGTTTTACGGACGTCATAGGCTAATAGGTACTGTAGGTTGGCATAATGTCGGACGTTCATTTGATGGTGTCCGATTTTCTCATGAAAAGGATGCTTGTAAAGTTGACTTATTCTGTCTTAAAATCGATGAACGCTCATTTGATAATCCGCCCGACCATAAGGATTGGAAATTGTTTGGGATGCATGGTTCTTTTCTTAAGAAACAGTTGAATCTTTTCGCTTTTTATGATTGGGATATGGCGAAAGTTGGTGATGAAAATGCCTTGAAAAGATATACCGCCGGAACTTATTTAAATCATTCTTTGGAATCAGGGATTAAGTTTGAACTTGATGCTGCTTTCCAGGGCGGTAAACAATCAACTATATATTCACATGCATATACAGATACAACCGCAGACCCGGATACAACAGCATATATGAATATGATTGCGAACCAAGATATATCCGCTTTTATGGCTGCCGGTGAGATTTCATATAAGCTTGACTCATTTATCGACAAAGTAGGCTTGGGATTTGATATAACTTCAGGTGATGATGATGTTGCTGCCGCTGCAGGTAATGATATAAAATCATTTAATAATCTTTACTACACCGGCCATAAATTCAGAGGCTTTATGGATCAGTTTCTGGGAACATCATCACAAGGTCTGATGGATGTCATTCTGAGAGGATCGCTGAAGCCCTCGCCCAAAAGCGCAATTTTGATTGATATACATCATTTTCAAACGATGAAAGATTATCAAACATCCAGCGGCGGCAAATCCAAAGCTATCGGTCAGGAAATCGATATCACCGGAAAATACAGTTGGCAAAAGGGACTTGGTCTTCAGGGTGGAGCATCAGTCTTTATCGCATCGGATGACTGGAGAGCCGATGCCGACCCGGCGTTGTGGTTATATGCTATGATAACCGCAGGTTTTTAGCTGTTAGCTTATTAGAAAGATGAATAGATGAAAATATTAGAGAGTTGATGTTTTAAGGAGAGATGTTATGAAAGTAAAAACTTTTTGTATGGCTATTTTATTGGTTATCGCCAGTGCATCGCTGGCTTTTGCTGTTGATTATAACCCAAAGATAGCCGGCAAGTGCATGACCTGCCATAAGGAAAAATCGCCGGGGTTGTACAATCAGTGGTATATGTCTGCACATGCCGATCATAATGTAACCTGTTTGAACTGCCATGGCGCTGATAAGAAAGATAAAGACGCTTTCGAACATGAGGGAGCATTGATTGCCGCTTTGGTAACTCCCAAAGACTGCGGTCAATGCCACGAAAGAGAGTTTAACGAAGCGGCAAATTCCTATCATGCCACAGCCGGTCATATATTAGAATCGAATGATGCCTATTTAGCGCATGTTGCCGGCGGCGAACCGGCAGCGATAACCGGTTGTGAAAACTGTCATGGGACTAAAGTTGAAATAGACTCAAAATCGCCTAATAAGCTTTCTCGTAAAAGCTGGCCAAATTCAGGAATAGGTCGCATTAATCCGGATGGTTCTCTTGGCTCCTGCAATGCCTGTCATGCCCGTCATTCTTTCAGAGCTGCTCAAGCGCGCCAACCTGAAGCCTGCTCGAAATGCCATCTCGGCCCGGACCATCCGCAGAAAGAAATATACGAGGAATCTAAACACGGCAACAGCTACTATACTAATCTGGCTAAAATGAATATAGATTCTGACCGCTGGATAGTAGGCCAGGACTATTACGAAGCGCCTACCTGCGCTACTTGCCACATGTCGGAGGCGCCGACTCAAAAAGTAACGCATGATGTTGGCCAGCGGATTAGCTGGACACTCAGGCCAATTGTTTCCAAACATAAAGATGATTGGCATAAAAAACGCGCCAGCATGAAACAGGTTTGCGTGAACTGTCATGGTGAGACTTTTGTTGATGGTCATTACTATCAATTTGACGCTCTGGTAAATCTCTACAATGAAAAATTTGCCAAACCTGCATTAGATATAATGAACATCGTTAAAAAGAATAAACTGATGGAAAACCCAGCTGGTTTCAGCAACGATATCGAGTGGTCGTTCTGGGAACTCTGGCATCATGAAGGACGGCGCGCTCGTCATGGCGCCGCAATGATGGGACCGGATTATACCTGGTGGCATGGTATTTATGATGTTGCTCATAATTTCTATTTCGAATTCCTGCCCCAGGCGCGTGCATATAATAACGCCGAGGTGAATGCTTATATCGATAAGATAATTAAAGACGACCCGATGCATCAATGGCTTTCGCAAGACAGTAAAACTCTAAAGGAAAGTATCAAAAAAGGCAAAATGCAGAAAATCTATAAGAATCTTTTCGAGTCGAACTAAGGTAGCGCTATGCTTATGAAGTTTAAAAACTTTATATATGGTATTTCGGTAAACCGGCTCAGCAGGCTCGGCATTGCGCTGACTACATCATCATTTATCATATTCATTGTCTTTCAACTGGCAATGCTGATGGGGATTCTTGATAATGCTTATGTTGGATTGGTTGCTTATCTTTTATTTCCCTCACTTGTTGTTGTAGGATTGTTGTTAGTATTAATTGGTTGGTATATATACGTAAAGGCTGCAGGCAAAACCATCAGGACGCTTTTAAGTGAACGATTCAATTCGGTTGACATTGAATCAGGGGTTTCGTGTTCGAGATTATTCCGAACAATCCTTATCTTAACGGTTGTCAATATTCTCTTCCTTGGCGCTGCCAGTATCAGGATGCTTCATTTTATGGATGAGCCGAATTTTTGCGGCACCGCCTGTCATAGCGTAATGAATCCCGAATGGGTAACTTACCAAGCATCGCCGCATGCCCGGGTCAAGTGCGTGGAATGTCATGTCGGCGAGGGCGCCGGCGCTCTTATCGACTCTAAGATCAACGGCACCTGGCAAATGATTTCGGTTACTTTCGACCTGTTAGAACGGCCGATACCGACGCCGGTTCATCAACTGCGGCCAGCCAGGGAAACCTGCGAAAAATGCCACTGGCCTGATAAATTTTACGGCAACCGTCTGAAAACAATAGTCAATTATAAAAGAGATTCGCTATCGACTCCGATATATACTACTTTGGGTTTGAAAATAGATGCCGGTAAAAGAGCTGAGCGCGGCGGTATCCACTGGCATGTGGCTAAGGATAACGAAATTCGCTATGCCTCAGCTTATGATGAACGGGAGAAAATGTTATGGGTAGAGGTCTATCAACCCGGCGGCGGATTCAAACGCTATACAAATAAGGAATATCAGCAGCAATCAGATGAAAATAAAAACGTTCGGAGCTTCGATTGTGTCGACTGCCATAATCGCGCCACCCATATATATGAAGACCCGCAGAAAGCGATTAATGAGCGCATAAGTTTCGGATTGTTAAAACGCTCTCTGCCATATCTAAACAGGGAAGCTCTTCATGCCATAATCAAAAACTACCCCGATAGATACGCCGCTATGGATGGTATAGCTAATCATTTAAGAGGTTTCTATAAGAGAAATTATCCGGAGATGGCAGTTGAAAACATCACTCTAATTGATTCCTGCGTTAATGCGCTTCAGGATATTTACAACAGGAATATTCACCCCGAGATGAATATATCATGGGGCAGTTACCCAAGCCACATCGGCCATAAAGGAGAAAGCGGCTGTTTCCGGTGCCATAACCCGAAATTGGTGGATGAGGATAACAATAGCATACCCTATGATTGCGTGCTTTGCCATTCCATTCCAGCTTATGAAAGTTCAGAACCATTTAAGTTTTTATTGGCGGCAGATACCATAGATAAAAATTACATGATGCATAGATACTTGCAGCAAGAATTTTTAAATTCTTGCTCTGAATAAACAGCATTTAAGTCTATGTATATCAATACACTGCAATCCTTGGCTCATTTACTTTTAAAAACGGGAACTATTCCATTTTGTTATTAGTAATAATAAGCGTTATGAATAAGGAGATGGCCAAATGAAGAAATCAATGCCCAAAAAAAGAATGACAATACAACGGCGGATTATTACCGAAGAACTGAAAAAACTAACCTCGCATCCAACCGCCGAACAGATTTATCATATAGTTAGGGAACGTCTGCCGAAAATCAGCTTGGGCACGGTTTACAGAAATCTTGACTTTCTTTCTAAAAACAATATAATTCGTAAGCTTGATATCGATAAAGACAAAGCTCGATATGATGCCGAGAAAAGGGAGCATTATCATGTGCGTTGTGTCAGATGCGGAAAGATTGGCGATATATTCAACATGCCAAAGACGAATATTGAGAAAGAAGTGAGTAAGTTTACAGATTTTACAATTATTGATTATACGCCGGAGTTTAAAGGGATATGCCCGGAATGTTCTAAGAAAAAAAATCACGACAAACAGGAGAAAAATTAATGTCAACTAAAGCGATTCAACAACAGATAGTTTCTAACATGAGACACTGGCAGAAAATCGAAAACGCTTCAGTAGCCTCGACAGGCAATGTTATCGAGCAAACTGAGAATCCGATTATTCGTCTTATCATGGAAATAATTCAGCGCGATTCGCAGATGCATTATCGTATCCAGGAGATGATTGCCGACAGTTTGGAATCTAAGACTATAACGCTGACGCCGGATGAGCTTAGCGAAGTATGGGATTCGATAGAAAAGCATATCAAATTGGAGAAGAAAACAGTTGAGTATGCAAATGAAGCTCTGGCGGCATTGAAAGGCAAGAAGATGGTAGTGCAGGAGTATCTGCTTGAGTACTTGCTTATCGATGAGAAGAAGCATAATAAAGTACTTGAGTCGTTGGCTACAATTAAAAAAGGTATGTATCCTTATGGTTGAGATATGGAATAGCCGCCATTTTTCACATTACTTTAAGGAATTAGCTTTAAACACGCTTAATAATAGGAATTAATGATGTCTAACTTGGTAACAAAAAAAGCTCCCGATTTCACCGCTCAGGCGGTTATGGACAATAATACGATCGAGGAACTGAAGCTTTCATCGTATCGCGGCAAATATGTAATACTGTTTTTCTACCCGCTCGATTTTACCTTTGTCTGCCCCTCTGAGATTATCGCCTTCGATAAGGAGCTCGATAAATTCAAAGCAAAAAATGCTGAGATTATCGGTGTATCTGTAGATTCGCAGTATACTCATTTTGCCTGGAAAAATACCGAGCCGAAAAAGGGTGGTATCGGTCAGATAAAATATCCGTTGGTAGCCGACCTTAATAAAAATATCTCGCGTGATTACGACGTGCTGTCTGATGAGTCAGTCGCTTTGAGGGGACTGTTCCTTATAGATAAGGAAGGCATTGTCCGTCATGCGGTAATTAACGATTTGTCGCTTGGTAGAAATGTCGATGAGGTTTTGCGTATGCTTGACGCTTTACAGTTTTCCGAAAAGTATGGCGAGGTCTGCCCGGCTAATTGGCATGAGGGCGAAGATGGTATGAAACCGACCGCTGAGGGTGTTGCCGAATATCTGGCTGAACACGCGTAGTGTTAACTGAAATGCCGATGGGAGTAGATTCCACCGGCAGTATGAATAGGGAGAATAGTACGATGAATGAAAGAACTGGCATAATAGAGATGAAAGGCAAACCGCTGACTCTCATGGGCAATGAGATAAAAATCGGCGATTCTGCGCCTGATTTTGAAGCCTTAAACAGCGATATGGAATCAGTAAAGCTGTCAGCATTTAAGGGGAAAGTAGTCGTGATTACCACTGTGCCTTCTCTGGATACGCAGGTTTGCGATTTGGAAACCAAACAGTTCAACAAGGAAGCTAAAAAGTTGGGCGATGATGTTGTAATCTTGACAATCAGCATGGACTTGCCTTTCGCCCAGAAAAGATGGTGCGAAGAAGCCGGTGTAAAAAATGTGCATCTATTGTCAGACCATCGTGATGGCAGTGTTGGCATAGCATATGGAGTGCTGATTAAAGAGCTGAGGCTATTGGCAAGAACTGTTTTTGTTATCGATACTGATGGCAAGGTGCAATATATTCAATATGTTAAAGAAACCGCCTCGGAACCTGATTATGATGAAGTGTTAGAGGCAATCTCAAAATTGAAATAGGTAAAGGGATTATAATAATATTATTTAAGGAGAAATAATATGACAGAGAAATTACAGATCTACAAATGTCAGATTTGTGGGAATATTGTTGAGATGGTTCATGATGGGGCTGGTAAGCTTGTCTGCTGCGGCAAGCCGATGACTCTGATGACCGAGAACTCAACCGATGCGGCTACCGAGAAACATGTTCCGATAATTGAGAAAACCGCTGATGGATTTAAAGTAACTGTCGGCAGTGTCGCCCATCCGATGGAAGATAAACATTATATCGAATGGATCGAGATTATTGCTGATGGCAAAGCATATCGGAAATTCTTAAATCCTGGCGATACTCCGGAGACGCTTTTTGAAATCAAAGCTGATAAAGTTACAGCTCGTGCTTACTGCAACCTTCATGGTTTGTGGAGAGGATAATAATATTAAAGGAGAATGAAATTATGAATTTAGAAACAGTTGATCAGATTCTTGATTTTGCTATTAAGAATGAAGAAGATGCGGCAGAATTTTATACTAACTTAGCCTCCAAAATGGATAAGCCTAGTATGAAAAAGGTGTTTGAGGAATTCGCTATAGAGGAAAAAGAACATAAAGCCAAACTATTAGCGGTTAAAAAGGGCAAATTGATGGTAGGCTCTGAGAAAAAAGTGATGGATTTAAAGCTCAGCAATAATCTTGTAGAAATTAAGCTTGATGCCAACCTGAATTACCAGGATGCGTTAATTGTGGCTATGAAAGCCGAGAAAGCGGCTTATAAGCTCTATAATGATCTCGCTTCGGCAGCCGATGATGCCAACCTGAAAAGCACCTTGCTCAATCTTGCTCAAGAGGAGGCCAAGCATAAGCTGCGTTTTGAAATTGAATATGATGATTTTGTTCTAACGGAAAATTAAACTGCATGACTTTAATGGAGACAATAAATGATTAGTAAAAAAATGGAAAACGCTTTAAACAATCAAATACGAGAGGAGTTCTTCTCGGCATATCTCTACCTGGCGATGTCTGCTTGGTTTGAGACAATAAACCTGAAAGGTTTCGCAAACTGGATGAGAATTCAGAATCAGGAAGAGCAAATGCATGCTATGAAGATATTCGATTACCTCAATGAACGCGGCGGTAAAGTGAAGCTTCAAAAAATCGACGAACCGCTATATGAATGGGAAACTCCTTTGGCTGCGTTTGAAGCCGCCTACAAGCATGAACAGCATATAACTGGCTGTTTTAACGATTTGGTCGATCTGGCTATGGAGGAAAAAGACCGGGCTTCGCAAATATTCTTCGACTGGTTTGTAAACGAGCAGGTCGAGGAGGAAGCCACTGCCGATGGAATTGTTCAGCAGTTAAAACTGGTTGGCGATAAAGGTC containing:
- a CDS encoding hydroxylamine oxidoreductase, with protein sequence MKVKTFCMAILLVIASASLAFAVDYNPKIAGKCMTCHKEKSPGLYNQWYMSAHADHNVTCLNCHGADKKDKDAFEHEGALIAALVTPKDCGQCHEREFNEAANSYHATAGHILESNDAYLAHVAGGEPAAITGCENCHGTKVEIDSKSPNKLSRKSWPNSGIGRINPDGSLGSCNACHARHSFRAAQARQPEACSKCHLGPDHPQKEIYEESKHGNSYYTNLAKMNIDSDRWIVGQDYYEAPTCATCHMSEAPTQKVTHDVGQRISWTLRPIVSKHKDDWHKKRASMKQVCVNCHGETFVDGHYYQFDALVNLYNEKFAKPALDIMNIVKKNKLMENPAGFSNDIEWSFWELWHHEGRRARHGAAMMGPDYTWWHGIYDVAHNFYFEFLPQARAYNNAEVNAYIDKIIKDDPMHQWLSQDSKTLKESIKKGKMQKIYKNLFESN
- the tpx gene encoding thiol peroxidase — its product is MNERTGIIEMKGKPLTLMGNEIKIGDSAPDFEALNSDMESVKLSAFKGKVVVITTVPSLDTQVCDLETKQFNKEAKKLGDDVVILTISMDLPFAQKRWCEEAGVKNVHLLSDHRDGSVGIAYGVLIKELRLLARTVFVIDTDGKVQYIQYVKETASEPDYDEVLEAISKLK
- a CDS encoding 4Fe-4S binding protein, with the translated sequence MAKVKRQMIIIDEDKCNGCGLCIPACPEGALQIINEKAVLVKESYCDGLGACLGDCPEDALSVEEILVDEYDEQKVIETLKEKSPELVDKHFEHMRTHKMKTMSPLSCPSAQMMAWDNTRQPQESTAHYQSQLRQWPVQLHLVPPSAPYFKDADIAVIATCVPFSYANLHQDYIKGKAIAIACPKLDNIEPYLDKLTQIINTAKPRSIEVIYMEVPCCTGLMYLVMQAIKDSGWDVSFMATKIGIKGDLLDKQDIDIKAIQENIKDV
- the hcp gene encoding hydroxylamine reductase codes for the protein MYCFQCQETAKNTGCTVKGICGKPEQTANLQDLLIFVLKGISVYGEKIKELGSADRSNDEFIIQSLFATITNANWDDARFTAMIRDGLQRRDQSKSKFLAAYKAKNGRDFDGSLPDAAVWTTDDSADFAEKAKTVGVLATENEDLRSLRELLIIGLKGIAAYADHAAILEFRKEEINDFMMEALASTTKTLPENEMVALVMKAGEIAVSTMALLDKANTTTYGNPEITEVNIGVGANPGILISGHDLKDMEELLKQTEGTGIDVYTHGEMLPANSYPAFKKHSHFVGNYGGAWWEQNKEFESFNGPILLTTNCLVPLRKHNTYLERLFTTGVVGYEGAVHIADRPTGGMKDFSTLIEKAKTCPPPTEIETGTIVGGFAHNQVLALADKVVGAVKSGAIKRFVVMAGCDGRQKKRSYYSEVAKNLPNDTVILTAGCAKYRFNKMNLGDIGGIPRVLDAGQCNDSYSLVVIALKLKEVFGLEDINDLPVSYDIAWYEQKAVAVLLALLFLGVKGIRLGPTLPAFLSPNVAKVLVDKFDIKPIGSVEEDIANIMDGK
- a CDS encoding desulfoferrodoxin; amino-acid sequence: MTEKLQIYKCQICGNIVEMVHDGAGKLVCCGKPMTLMTENSTDAATEKHVPIIEKTADGFKVTVGSVAHPMEDKHYIEWIEIIADGKAYRKFLNPGDTPETLFEIKADKVTARAYCNLHGLWRG
- a CDS encoding ferritin family protein; this translates as MMNLETVDQILDFAIKNEEDAAEFYTNLASKMDKPSMKKVFEEFAIEEKEHKAKLLAVKKGKLMVGSEKKVMDLKLSNNLVEIKLDANLNYQDALIVAMKAEKAAYKLYNDLASAADDANLKSTLLNLAQEEAKHKLRFEIEYDDFVLTEN
- a CDS encoding peroxiredoxin, with translation MSNLVTKKAPDFTAQAVMDNNTIEELKLSSYRGKYVILFFYPLDFTFVCPSEIIAFDKELDKFKAKNAEIIGVSVDSQYTHFAWKNTEPKKGGIGQIKYPLVADLNKNISRDYDVLSDESVALRGLFLIDKEGIVRHAVINDLSLGRNVDEVLRMLDALQFSEKYGEVCPANWHEGEDGMKPTAEGVAEYLAEHA
- a CDS encoding transcriptional repressor; translation: MKKSMPKKRMTIQRRIITEELKKLTSHPTAEQIYHIVRERLPKISLGTVYRNLDFLSKNNIIRKLDIDKDKARYDAEKREHYHVRCVRCGKIGDIFNMPKTNIEKEVSKFTDFTIIDYTPEFKGICPECSKKKNHDKQEKN
- a CDS encoding NapC/NirT family cytochrome c, with protein sequence MKFKNFIYGISVNRLSRLGIALTTSSFIIFIVFQLAMLMGILDNAYVGLVAYLLFPSLVVVGLLLVLIGWYIYVKAAGKTIRTLLSERFNSVDIESGVSCSRLFRTILILTVVNILFLGAASIRMLHFMDEPNFCGTACHSVMNPEWVTYQASPHARVKCVECHVGEGAGALIDSKINGTWQMISVTFDLLERPIPTPVHQLRPARETCEKCHWPDKFYGNRLKTIVNYKRDSLSTPIYTTLGLKIDAGKRAERGGIHWHVAKDNEIRYASAYDEREKMLWVEVYQPGGGFKRYTNKEYQQQSDENKNVRSFDCVDCHNRATHIYEDPQKAINERISFGLLKRSLPYLNREALHAIIKNYPDRYAAMDGIANHLRGFYKRNYPEMAVENITLIDSCVNALQDIYNRNIHPEMNISWGSYPSHIGHKGESGCFRCHNPKLVDEDNNSIPYDCVLCHSIPAYESSEPFKFLLAADTIDKNYMMHRYLQQEFLNSCSE
- a CDS encoding ferritin; this translates as MISKKMENALNNQIREEFFSAYLYLAMSAWFETINLKGFANWMRIQNQEEQMHAMKIFDYLNERGGKVKLQKIDEPLYEWETPLAAFEAAYKHEQHITGCFNDLVDLAMEEKDRASQIFFDWFVNEQVEEEATADGIVQQLKLVGDKGQGIFMIDRELGTRVFTLPAQSESGA
- a CDS encoding alginate export family protein, which translates into the protein MRLSILNQFVKSSFAIILLLIVFSSQLIIAGENNLTDEVMLDGTVRWRAEFDGKDFSNSTALNEKSYLRTRLGLKFTSIENAIVYIQFQDSRNLGVNSSGLTNDANLGLHQGYIKLSGFPIKNISMQAGRFEAFYGRHRLIGTVGWHNVGRSFDGVRFSHEKDACKVDLFCLKIDERSFDNPPDHKDWKLFGMHGSFLKKQLNLFAFYDWDMAKVGDENALKRYTAGTYLNHSLESGIKFELDAAFQGGKQSTIYSHAYTDTTADPDTTAYMNMIANQDISAFMAAGEISYKLDSFIDKVGLGFDITSGDDDVAAAAGNDIKSFNNLYYTGHKFRGFMDQFLGTSSQGLMDVILRGSLKPSPKSAILIDIHHFQTMKDYQTSSGGKSKAIGQEIDITGKYSWQKGLGLQGGASVFIASDDWRADADPALWLYAMITAGF